The following are encoded together in the Pedobacter steynii genome:
- a CDS encoding RagB/SusD family nutrient uptake outer membrane protein, with translation MKTPVTKIYTLILLLMMAGLSSCQKEFLEVEPKGKLIAKQINDYHLLLNSPFFNVAEVDGQLFLGDEISSVEPYFKNMLSLKSKRSFQYADVIYEPNEDGSEIKTLMKQLYTYNIIINEVMNADGGTEEQKLALKAEALTNRAWIYFMLINYYGKPYLEATAATDPGFPIVLSADVTLNKFDRSSVKEVYNFMISDLQAAIPALPISAGNRTRMSKAGAEALLSKIYLFMGKYQDGLVQMDNAFAHLPTSYKVELYDYNVTLAVNGPWGYNPAISPLSFLLGIGTVTENQEVLFPKQLSNNYTFLSNDLLLTPQAVGLYGANDQRLKLLSTSYYGGTPIKATGLRRRIGPLLVQLGMSMPDMYLIRAELKARTGDLAAATTILKAFLKNRISGDTELNITDQTAMVKFIMEERIREFAVQGHRWFDMRRLSVDPLFAGKTYSHQALSETGEVIETFPLRAERFVLRFPAKVIHANPGMSDNP, from the coding sequence ATGAAAACACCAGTCACTAAAATATATACCCTCATCCTTTTACTGATGATGGCAGGATTATCTTCCTGTCAAAAAGAATTCCTGGAGGTAGAACCAAAAGGAAAACTGATCGCCAAGCAGATCAACGATTACCATCTGTTATTGAACAGTCCTTTTTTTAATGTGGCTGAAGTCGATGGGCAGCTGTTTCTTGGTGATGAAATCAGCTCTGTGGAACCTTATTTTAAGAACATGCTTTCCTTAAAATCTAAAAGGTCTTTTCAATATGCAGATGTGATTTATGAGCCCAATGAAGATGGTTCTGAAATCAAAACCCTGATGAAACAGCTCTACACCTATAATATTATCATTAATGAGGTGATGAATGCCGATGGAGGAACAGAAGAGCAGAAACTGGCTTTAAAAGCGGAAGCCTTAACCAACCGGGCCTGGATTTATTTTATGCTGATCAATTATTATGGGAAACCCTATCTGGAAGCAACAGCAGCTACAGATCCGGGCTTCCCTATCGTTCTGTCTGCTGATGTTACGTTGAATAAATTCGACAGATCATCTGTAAAAGAGGTCTACAATTTTATGATCAGTGACCTTCAGGCCGCAATTCCTGCCCTGCCGATATCAGCGGGCAACAGGACCCGCATGTCAAAAGCAGGCGCAGAAGCACTTTTGTCAAAAATCTATCTATTCATGGGAAAATATCAGGACGGATTGGTTCAGATGGACAATGCTTTTGCTCACCTTCCAACATCATATAAAGTAGAACTTTATGACTACAACGTTACGCTTGCCGTCAATGGTCCATGGGGATACAATCCCGCAATCAGCCCTTTAAGCTTTTTACTAGGCATAGGTACAGTAACAGAAAATCAGGAAGTACTCTTTCCTAAACAGCTGTCCAATAATTACACCTTTCTTTCCAACGATTTATTGCTGACTCCCCAGGCAGTAGGTCTGTATGGAGCAAATGATCAGCGTTTAAAACTTCTGAGCACCAGTTATTATGGCGGTACTCCGATTAAAGCAACAGGTCTCAGAAGGAGAATAGGGCCGCTATTGGTACAGTTGGGAATGAGCATGCCAGACATGTATCTGATCCGGGCGGAACTAAAAGCCCGTACCGGTGATCTGGCAGCCGCCACAACAATACTAAAGGCATTCCTTAAAAATAGAATATCAGGTGATACAGAACTGAACATCACAGATCAGACCGCAATGGTAAAATTCATTATGGAAGAAAGGATCAGGGAGTTTGCAGTACAGGGACATCGCTGGTTTGACATGCGCAGACTGTCTGTAGATCCGCTTTTTGCAGGAAAAACTTATTCACATCAGGCCTTATCTGAAACGGGAGAAGTAATAGAAACTTTCCCGCTAAGGGCGGAGAGATTCGTATTACGCTTCCCGGCAAAAGTAATCCATGCCAATCCGGGTATGTCCGACAACCCTTAA
- a CDS encoding SusC/RagA family TonB-linked outer membrane protein yields MKINAITTAMPRNWGSSKILLMIKLITFMLFITLMQASAAGYGQRINLSGKNLPLKDVLQSIKSQSGYLFFYNADDLKARNLSISVRNATLEETLKECFKTLPFTYKIVQNTVVLTKKEESLIDRLSTYFSTIDVKGRITDEMGRPLVGATISIVIGESENDKKTGDYSLSLKGRNAAAISDKNGDFFLKDVDEKAALIISFLGYKVHYTKVAKDLGSIKMLPDAGNLQEVAVTMNTGYQSISRERSAGAIAKPDMDILKNRSGSMNVIQRLDGLIPGLVINNSTSPTGNSINGKRSSSVIIRGLSTVSDFTNRDPLFVVNGVPVTDVSTLNPNDVEDITVLKDATSASIWGSRAANGVIVITTKKGTSNGELKVNYDGFINFQGKPDLEYLNTMNSNQFIQSAREIFDPVLNPWATVINPRTGNGLAPVSPHELILYRQHQGLITSAQADEQLNILAGQSNLSQIKELWYRNSALMNHTLSLSGGGTKYSFYGSGAYSRNQNNSPGSKNDDYSLNLRQDFKFNDRIKMYLIIDLRNNLSSSKNTLSPDIRFLPYAMFRNTDGSNADLSWLYRIDELRTNYENKSLISLKYNPLDEINTGSTRNNLFRGRITSGITANLFNGLRYEGIFGISRSLNKTVSFLEQNNYNVRSELTSFTVAATTPDGKPTYYLPASGGRNTLTNSVSQDWTLRNQLVYDHSWKEKIHQITFLLGQEVQKQTLNQTRTTVRGYNSQLLSYALIDYATLSLKGLSNPVMPSGLGNSILTNDLYNETETDARFTSYYANGGYTYAGKYTINGGARVDKSNLFGKDKSAQNKPVWSAGLAWQMGKENFMKDLSWLNALVIRSSYGITGNTPNPGTAASKDILSSVNNPFYPGGVGLNLSTPANRTLTWETTKNLNLGLDFSLLNYRLKGTIDWYKKKTENLIGYMDLNPFTGFPSIIGNAGDMKNTGIDLNLSSVNLVRGDLKWNTLLTLSFNQNKITSLNPASPIVLGSDKINKPYLTGYSAFSVFAYQYAGLDSSGDPQIRLNDGTVTKALNAAKPEDVRYMGSFQPRWSGGLSNTIGYKAFSLTINTVFNLGHVMRRDVNSLYAGRALFSDFNFNGNINAEFVNRWKNPGDEGKTHIPGYIPSGSASLAARDVSYYTMADINVLDAAYLKLRDLTLAYSLPKRLTDKLKADGISFRAQLSNVMLWKANHYGIDPEFHNALGGSVAGGIRTAPFAQHSISLGAHISF; encoded by the coding sequence ATGAAAATTAATGCGATTACTACCGCTATGCCCCGAAATTGGGGATCATCCAAAATATTGCTGATGATAAAACTGATCACCTTTATGCTCTTTATAACCCTGATGCAAGCCAGTGCTGCAGGTTATGGGCAACGAATAAACCTATCCGGGAAAAACCTCCCTTTAAAGGACGTACTCCAATCGATAAAATCGCAAAGCGGGTACTTATTTTTTTACAATGCAGACGACCTTAAAGCGCGGAACCTCAGTATCAGTGTCAGGAATGCAACACTGGAAGAGACATTAAAAGAATGTTTTAAAACACTCCCCTTTACGTATAAAATTGTACAGAACACTGTGGTCCTGACAAAAAAGGAAGAATCACTTATCGACAGGTTATCCACATACTTTTCCACAATCGATGTGAAAGGCAGAATCACCGATGAGATGGGAAGGCCGCTTGTTGGCGCCACCATTAGTATTGTAATCGGTGAAAGCGAAAATGATAAAAAGACCGGCGACTATTCCCTGAGTCTAAAGGGAAGGAATGCGGCAGCAATCAGTGATAAAAACGGGGATTTCTTTCTGAAGGATGTGGATGAAAAAGCCGCACTGATCATCTCATTCCTGGGCTATAAGGTTCATTATACGAAAGTTGCCAAAGATTTAGGCAGCATAAAAATGCTCCCGGATGCAGGAAATTTACAGGAAGTTGCTGTCACGATGAACACCGGGTACCAGTCTATTTCCAGGGAAAGAAGTGCCGGGGCCATCGCTAAACCGGACATGGATATATTAAAAAACCGTTCTGGTTCTATGAACGTCATTCAACGTCTTGACGGGCTCATCCCCGGATTAGTTATTAACAATTCCACAAGCCCAACCGGAAATTCTATCAACGGCAAAAGAAGTTCTTCTGTTATCATCAGGGGGCTTAGTACCGTTAGTGATTTTACCAATCGGGATCCGCTCTTTGTCGTCAACGGCGTTCCCGTAACCGATGTCAGCACCTTAAATCCGAACGATGTAGAAGACATCACGGTATTGAAAGATGCAACCTCTGCCTCCATCTGGGGCTCAAGAGCAGCCAACGGCGTGATTGTCATCACGACAAAAAAAGGAACAAGCAACGGAGAATTAAAGGTAAACTACGATGGCTTTATCAATTTTCAGGGGAAACCGGATCTAGAATACCTGAATACCATGAACAGCAACCAGTTTATCCAAAGCGCCAGGGAAATTTTCGACCCGGTTTTAAATCCCTGGGCAACGGTGATCAACCCACGGACAGGTAATGGACTGGCTCCCGTATCTCCACATGAACTGATTCTTTATCGTCAACACCAGGGCTTAATTACTTCGGCCCAGGCAGATGAACAGCTAAACATACTGGCAGGTCAGTCTAATTTATCGCAGATAAAAGAATTATGGTACCGCAATTCGGCACTCATGAACCATACCCTTTCCCTATCCGGTGGAGGAACGAAGTACAGTTTTTATGGTTCAGGTGCCTACAGCAGAAACCAAAACAATTCACCAGGATCAAAGAATGACGACTATAGCCTCAACCTGCGTCAGGACTTCAAATTTAATGACCGCATAAAGATGTACCTGATTATCGATCTGCGCAATAACCTGAGCAGCTCAAAAAACACCCTGAGCCCGGATATCCGTTTCTTACCTTACGCCATGTTCAGGAATACTGATGGCAGCAATGCAGATCTATCCTGGCTATACCGCATTGATGAGCTAAGAACCAATTACGAGAACAAAAGCCTGATTAGCCTGAAGTACAATCCTCTGGACGAAATCAATACCGGCAGCACAAGGAATAACCTTTTCCGGGGCAGAATAACCTCCGGCATTACGGCCAATCTCTTTAATGGGTTAAGATATGAAGGCATCTTCGGGATCAGCAGGTCTCTGAATAAAACAGTCAGCTTTCTGGAGCAGAACAACTACAATGTACGATCGGAGCTGACTTCTTTTACGGTAGCCGCAACTACTCCAGATGGCAAGCCGACTTATTATCTGCCAGCTTCAGGTGGCAGAAATACATTAACCAATAGCGTAAGTCAGGACTGGACTTTGAGAAATCAGTTGGTTTATGATCATTCCTGGAAAGAAAAGATCCATCAGATTACCTTCCTGCTTGGGCAAGAAGTACAAAAACAAACCTTAAACCAGACGAGAACTACCGTCAGGGGCTACAATAGCCAATTGTTATCCTATGCCCTGATTGATTATGCAACGCTTTCTTTAAAGGGATTAAGCAATCCCGTGATGCCAAGCGGATTGGGGAACAGCATCCTGACCAATGACTTATACAATGAAACTGAAACCGATGCCCGGTTTACCTCTTACTATGCCAACGGTGGTTATACCTATGCGGGCAAATACACCATCAACGGAGGAGCACGGGTAGACAAGTCTAACCTTTTTGGAAAAGATAAATCTGCGCAGAACAAACCGGTATGGAGTGCTGGTCTGGCCTGGCAAATGGGAAAAGAGAATTTTATGAAAGATCTTTCCTGGTTAAATGCGCTGGTCATCCGCAGCAGTTATGGAATTACCGGAAATACACCAAATCCGGGAACCGCAGCTTCCAAAGATATTCTCTCTTCGGTGAACAATCCATTTTATCCCGGAGGCGTCGGACTTAACCTTTCTACCCCTGCCAACAGAACCTTAACCTGGGAAACCACTAAAAACCTTAACCTGGGATTGGACTTCAGTTTGCTAAATTATCGCTTAAAGGGAACCATAGACTGGTATAAAAAGAAGACAGAAAACCTGATTGGGTACATGGATTTAAATCCTTTCACCGGATTCCCAAGTATTATCGGAAACGCGGGAGACATGAAGAACACCGGTATTGACCTGAACCTTTCTTCAGTAAACCTGGTCCGCGGCGATCTTAAATGGAATACCCTGCTTACTTTAAGTTTTAACCAGAATAAGATTACAAGTTTAAACCCGGCCAGTCCGATTGTGCTCGGCAGCGATAAAATCAATAAGCCTTATCTGACGGGGTATTCTGCATTTTCCGTATTTGCCTATCAGTATGCGGGACTGGACAGCTCCGGAGATCCTCAGATCAGGCTGAATGACGGGACGGTTACTAAAGCACTAAATGCTGCCAAACCAGAAGATGTCAGGTATATGGGTAGTTTTCAACCTAGATGGAGCGGAGGACTGAGCAATACTATCGGTTATAAAGCATTTTCATTAACTATCAATACGGTATTTAACCTTGGACATGTCATGCGCAGGGACGTAAATTCCTTATATGCAGGAAGAGCTCTTTTCTCTGATTTCAACTTTAATGGAAACATCAATGCAGAATTCGTAAACCGCTGGAAAAATCCCGGAGATGAAGGGAAGACCCATATTCCAGGTTATATTCCGTCAGGATCCGCAAGTCTGGCAGCCAGAGACGTTTCCTATTATACCATGGCAGATATCAACGTCCTTGATGCAGCTTACCTGAAACTTCGTGATCTTACCCTTGCCTATAGCTTACCAAAACGGTTAACCGATAAATTAAAGGCTGATGGCATCAGTTTCCGCGCACAGCTATCTAATGTGATGTTATGGAAAGCAAATCACTACGGAATTGATCCGGAGTTTCACAACGCATTGGGCGGATCCGTTGCCGGAGGAATAAGAACAGCTCCTTTCGCACAGCATAGCATCTCTTTGGGTGCACATATCAGCTTTTAA
- a CDS encoding FecR family protein — MDKIQLPLFLKQYARNEYSPLQHEAFILWTKTATIAELEEVMEHYLQFEEETGVFELPSPDFIKALESRLDLLDQQPVAIKNRLWYAVAAAVALIAFGIFFYTQPHPPKSSVSLVNGTDLLPGKHQAVLTLANGSKISLTDLGRGKLATEAGVILEKSGDGQISYTTKEHTPSLKNEQLRYNTISTPKGGLYQVILPDGTKVWLNAASSLKYPVQFASQERRVMLTGEAYFEVSKRKAQPFLVSTDQQEIKVLGTHFNVNSYQDDHQTLTTLLEGRVSVSPLTHPSTQKILLPGQQSRLRGTEITLAQVNTEAVMAWKRNLFSFNHADLKMIMTEFSRWYDVPVVFEGTMSQQRFSGEVSKNIKASEFLEILSSFKVKFRIEGKGRDKQQSRIIVSIK; from the coding sequence ATGGACAAAATTCAATTGCCCCTCTTCTTAAAACAATATGCCCGGAATGAGTACAGTCCGCTTCAGCACGAAGCGTTCATCCTATGGACAAAAACTGCAACTATTGCCGAACTGGAAGAGGTGATGGAACATTACCTGCAATTTGAAGAAGAGACCGGGGTATTTGAATTACCCTCCCCTGATTTTATTAAGGCTTTGGAATCCAGGCTTGATCTGCTGGATCAGCAGCCGGTCGCTATAAAAAACAGACTCTGGTATGCGGTCGCCGCAGCAGTAGCGCTGATCGCCTTTGGCATCTTTTTCTATACCCAGCCACACCCCCCGAAAAGTAGTGTCAGCCTCGTTAATGGTACCGACTTATTGCCTGGGAAACATCAGGCAGTACTTACTTTAGCTAATGGCTCAAAAATTTCGCTGACCGATCTCGGGAGAGGAAAACTGGCTACCGAAGCCGGCGTTATCCTGGAGAAATCAGGAGACGGCCAGATCAGTTACACCACAAAGGAACATACCCCTTCCCTTAAAAATGAACAACTTCGCTACAATACCATATCAACCCCTAAAGGAGGACTATATCAGGTCATCCTGCCCGATGGAACAAAAGTATGGCTAAACGCAGCCTCTTCTTTAAAATATCCGGTTCAATTTGCCAGTCAGGAACGACGGGTAATGCTAACCGGCGAGGCCTACTTTGAGGTGAGCAAGCGTAAAGCCCAGCCTTTCCTTGTCAGCACAGATCAGCAGGAAATCAAAGTCCTGGGAACTCATTTTAACGTCAATAGCTATCAGGATGACCATCAGACACTGACGACCTTATTGGAAGGCCGCGTGAGCGTCTCCCCTTTAACCCATCCTTCAACTCAGAAAATACTTCTCCCGGGACAACAATCCCGCCTTAGAGGAACAGAAATAACCCTTGCCCAGGTGAACACTGAAGCGGTAATGGCATGGAAGAGAAACCTCTTCAGCTTTAATCATGCAGACCTGAAAATGATCATGACTGAATTCTCCAGATGGTATGATGTTCCTGTTGTTTTCGAAGGTACGATGTCGCAGCAAAGGTTTAGCGGTGAAGTCTCTAAAAATATTAAAGCTTCTGAATTTCTGGAAATCCTAAGCAGTTTCAAAGTGAAATTCAGGATTGAAGGCAAGGGCAGAGATAAACAGCAATCCAGAATCATCGTATCCATTAAATAA
- a CDS encoding RNA polymerase sigma factor, translating into MQEGIDEEDTKQRCARGDRAAYALLYTFYYEPLYRHVFLFLKSKEETEEIVQDAFVKIWENRTSLPEVRNLKPYLYRVAKNLLLDHLRRLQTQNKVIRMASPQTEPLEDSTSDQINHKDYLALSQEAIQHLTEKRRQIFLMRTQQELSLDEIAQELSISKSVVKKQLYAAITFVREYMHKHGGIPAGLLILLLEALS; encoded by the coding sequence ATGCAAGAAGGCATAGATGAAGAAGACACCAAACAACGTTGTGCACGTGGAGATAGGGCAGCCTATGCCCTATTGTATACCTTCTACTACGAACCTCTTTACCGTCATGTATTCTTATTCCTGAAATCAAAGGAAGAAACAGAAGAAATTGTTCAGGATGCTTTTGTAAAAATCTGGGAGAACCGGACTTCTCTTCCTGAAGTCCGGAATCTGAAACCTTATTTATACCGGGTTGCCAAAAATCTGCTACTGGATCATCTCAGAAGACTGCAAACCCAAAACAAGGTCATCAGAATGGCCAGCCCACAAACCGAACCGCTCGAAGACAGCACCTCAGATCAGATCAATCATAAAGATTATCTGGCGCTCTCCCAAGAGGCCATCCAGCATTTAACCGAAAAAAGAAGGCAGATATTCTTAATGCGTACCCAACAGGAGCTCTCTCTCGATGAGATTGCCCAGGAACTCTCTATTTCCAAATCCGTAGTAAAAAAGCAACTCTATGCCGCCATTACATTTGTAAGAGAGTACATGCACAAACATGGGGGAATCCCTGCCGGGCTTCTGATCCTGTTACTGGAAGCCTTATCATAA
- a CDS encoding LytR/AlgR family response regulator transcription factor, protein MENSISCIIIDDEHLGQELIEKYVNRIPSLNLLAKCENAIEALERVSTLRPNLIFLDVNMPEMTGIEFIKTFSTYKPMIILTTAYPEYAIDGYDLDVLDFILKPITFERFVKAINKVREKMAYGNFNAKSQAIDPQSNESEKTASNEPQLKNRQILFKENKKYVNVSIDEIHFVEGMKDYLKIHTSTKMLITHMTMTRIEKLLPSAEFLRVNRSFIVRKLSVKAIKGNTIELTTNRELPIGTRYKEVIKELLDGGAL, encoded by the coding sequence ATGGAAAACAGCATTTCGTGTATTATTATTGACGATGAGCATCTGGGACAAGAATTAATTGAAAAATACGTCAACCGTATCCCTTCATTAAATCTTTTAGCAAAATGCGAGAATGCCATTGAAGCGCTGGAAAGGGTATCTACCCTTCGACCCAACCTGATCTTTCTGGATGTCAATATGCCTGAAATGACAGGTATAGAATTTATTAAAACCTTTAGCACCTATAAACCGATGATCATCCTCACCACAGCCTATCCTGAATATGCAATTGACGGGTATGATCTGGATGTGCTGGATTTCATTTTAAAGCCGATCACCTTCGAAAGGTTTGTCAAAGCCATCAACAAAGTAAGAGAAAAAATGGCTTATGGGAACTTCAATGCCAAGTCACAGGCGATAGATCCACAAAGTAATGAATCCGAAAAAACGGCTTCAAATGAACCTCAGTTAAAAAACCGACAGATTCTTTTTAAAGAAAACAAGAAGTATGTCAATGTATCTATTGATGAGATTCACTTTGTGGAAGGCATGAAGGATTATTTAAAGATTCATACCTCAACTAAAATGCTCATTACGCACATGACGATGACCAGAATCGAGAAACTTCTTCCAAGCGCAGAATTTTTACGGGTAAACCGCTCATTTATTGTCCGGAAGCTATCTGTAAAAGCCATTAAAGGAAACACAATAGAACTGACAACCAACAGAGAGTTGCCTATAGGCACCCGTTATAAAGAAGTAATTAAGGAACTGCTGGATGGCGGTGCATTATAA
- a CDS encoding sensor histidine kinase, whose product MTKKLYYNAIIRLFRKNIVMSNVVSQTTAILLGTNRNRAVTIAVHVIFWVCIFKWFLFQAQWVAGDQHPEATYMIGFQKYTIILACFYSISYVLGRQISDLKIGLWILLILVVTLLVYGLGVYLLYNYINLREGMPPYYRFFVKNISHLGLWTFIKDTDVLYFHFEQLGLGLFPPLTVKIFRVAFQSKLEKLKLEKNNLALELNFLRSQINPHFLFNTLNSVYSLIEDKDEVAASIVFSLSNMMRYALYDSNTSEVEVNKELNFIKSYIDIQNIRHSKRLSIEMDFMDTQDFKIPPLLLINFVENAFKHGVDKIAKDSWIKIKASIDNGNEFCFQISNLKPANGSPKSVGGIGFANTKRRLNILYPDRHLLEIIEDKLTYNLLLKIW is encoded by the coding sequence ATGACTAAAAAATTATATTACAATGCAATTATACGTCTCTTTCGTAAAAATATTGTGATGTCAAATGTAGTTAGTCAAACAACAGCTATTCTTCTTGGAACAAATAGAAACAGGGCGGTAACAATTGCGGTGCATGTCATTTTTTGGGTATGCATTTTTAAATGGTTTCTTTTTCAGGCACAATGGGTTGCAGGGGATCAACATCCCGAAGCGACTTATATGATCGGATTTCAGAAATACACCATCATCCTCGCCTGCTTTTATAGCATTTCCTATGTACTGGGCCGCCAGATATCCGATCTGAAAATAGGTCTTTGGATCTTGCTCATTCTGGTGGTTACCCTACTGGTTTATGGCCTTGGCGTATACCTGCTATATAATTACATCAATCTGCGCGAAGGGATGCCACCCTATTACAGGTTTTTTGTTAAAAATATTTCTCATTTAGGCCTCTGGACTTTTATTAAAGATACAGACGTTCTTTACTTTCATTTCGAGCAATTAGGCCTGGGTTTATTTCCACCGCTTACGGTTAAAATTTTCAGGGTAGCCTTTCAATCCAAGCTCGAAAAATTAAAACTTGAAAAGAATAACCTGGCTTTGGAGCTAAATTTCCTAAGGTCACAAATTAACCCGCATTTCCTTTTCAACACCCTAAACAGCGTTTATTCTCTGATAGAGGATAAGGATGAAGTAGCTGCTTCTATTGTATTTTCTTTATCCAATATGATGCGCTATGCCCTCTACGATTCCAACACCTCAGAAGTTGAAGTGAACAAAGAATTAAATTTCATTAAGAGTTATATCGATATCCAGAACATCAGACATAGCAAAAGGTTATCTATAGAAATGGATTTTATGGATACGCAAGATTTTAAAATCCCTCCCCTGCTGCTGATCAATTTTGTGGAAAATGCATTTAAACACGGAGTAGATAAGATTGCAAAAGATTCCTGGATAAAAATCAAAGCTTCCATAGACAATGGAAATGAATTCTGTTTCCAGATCAGTAACCTGAAACCGGCAAATGGCAGTCCCAAAAGTGTGGGTGGCATAGGCTTTGCCAATACAAAACGAAGATTAAATATTCTATATCCCGATCGTCACCTGCTTGAAATCATCGAAGATAAACTAACTTACAACCTCCTTTTAAAAATCTGGTAA